Proteins encoded in a region of the Streptomyces sp. NBC_00258 genome:
- a CDS encoding ArsR/SmtB family transcription factor: MTTAAPASSSRDLPHPERAEIRLEAVLHALSDPMRLLVVRELAADGDELSCSHFDLPVTKSTTTHHFRVLREAGVIRQIYRGTAKMNGLRRDDLDDLFPGLLDSVLAAAARQAVRLGGS, encoded by the coding sequence GTGACGACCGCCGCCCCCGCCAGCAGCAGCCGCGACCTCCCGCACCCCGAGCGCGCGGAGATCCGACTGGAGGCCGTGCTGCACGCGCTCTCCGATCCGATGCGGCTGCTGGTCGTGCGAGAGCTCGCCGCCGACGGCGACGAGCTCTCCTGTTCGCACTTCGACCTGCCCGTCACCAAGTCCACGACCACGCACCACTTCCGGGTACTCCGCGAGGCGGGCGTGATCCGGCAGATCTACCGGGGCACCGCCAAGATGAACGGGCTGCGGCGCGACGACCTAGACGACCTCTTCCCGGGGCTTCTCGACAGTGTCCTCGCCGCCGCCGCTCGTCAGGCCGTCCGCCTCGGGGGCAGCTGA
- a CDS encoding RNA polymerase sigma-70 factor: protein MHSDHPERAAAATRSEHPGKGALDEAATVFVGVRRQLFGIAYRMLGSAAEAEDVVQEAWLRWQSTDRTVVLDPPAYLATVTTRLAINVAQSARVRRETYVGPWLPEPVDTSLDPQTGAERGEAVELAVLLLLEKLTPTERAAYVLREAFDYPYEQIAAILETGQANTRQLVSRARRRLAAERREPVDAVEHRRLLEVFLAAAQTGDLAALEELLAEDVVSYSDGGGVRGASRIPVLGSARVAKYLAAFAPRFWPGAEVEWVEANGRPAVLVSHEGRAVALLAVDASAQGIERIMWVMNPAKLDPYVQSLSGPRGTP, encoded by the coding sequence ATGCACTCGGACCATCCGGAGAGAGCGGCGGCGGCGACGCGTTCGGAGCATCCCGGGAAGGGCGCGTTGGACGAGGCCGCGACGGTCTTCGTCGGAGTGCGGCGGCAGCTCTTCGGTATCGCCTACCGCATGCTCGGCAGCGCGGCGGAGGCCGAGGACGTGGTCCAGGAGGCCTGGCTGCGCTGGCAGTCGACGGACCGCACGGTCGTCCTGGACCCGCCCGCCTATCTCGCCACCGTGACGACCCGCCTGGCGATCAACGTCGCACAGTCCGCACGCGTGCGTCGCGAGACGTACGTAGGCCCGTGGCTTCCCGAACCGGTGGACACGAGCCTCGACCCGCAGACGGGGGCGGAACGGGGCGAGGCGGTGGAGCTCGCGGTGCTCCTCCTCCTGGAGAAGCTGACGCCGACGGAACGGGCGGCCTACGTCCTCCGTGAAGCGTTCGACTACCCGTACGAGCAGATCGCGGCCATCCTCGAAACGGGACAGGCCAACACCCGTCAGCTGGTCAGCCGGGCGCGCAGACGCCTGGCCGCCGAGCGGCGGGAGCCGGTGGACGCGGTCGAGCACCGGCGGCTGCTGGAGGTCTTCCTGGCCGCGGCGCAGACGGGTGACCTCGCGGCACTCGAGGAGCTGCTCGCCGAGGACGTCGTCAGCTACTCGGACGGTGGGGGAGTGCGTGGCGCGTCGAGGATCCCGGTGCTCGGCAGTGCCCGCGTCGCCAAGTACCTGGCGGCCTTCGCGCCGAGGTTCTGGCCCGGTGCAGAGGTCGAGTGGGTCGAGGCGAACGGCCGCCCGGCCGTGCTCGTCTCCCACGAGGGCCGAGCCGTCGCCCTGCTGGCCGTCGACGCCTCCGCGCAGGGCATCGAGCGGATCATGTGGGTGATGAACCCCGCCAAGCTCGACCCGTACGTCCAGTCGCTTTCGGGTCCTCGCGGCACTCCGTAG
- a CDS encoding DUF305 domain-containing protein has translation MPFRRTSLYRVAIATSAVLALGGCTGSDDETPSKSAAGTGPSVIAPGKPGEAAQTLSAEDAAKHRAEDDSPNTADRDYARMMIEHHVQALEMTELAAKHAESTRVKGLADRITAAQRPEIDTMKAWLKKHGGAGKSESHDHEPMPGMATEAQLKKLRAAQGKAFDGLFLKLMITHHDGAVTMATDVKAQGNNLQIEEMADDVIAQQTAEISRMREMS, from the coding sequence GTGCCCTTTCGCCGTACGTCCCTGTACCGCGTCGCGATCGCGACGTCCGCCGTCCTCGCGCTCGGGGGCTGCACGGGTTCGGACGACGAGACCCCGTCCAAGTCCGCGGCGGGTACGGGCCCTTCGGTCATCGCCCCCGGCAAGCCGGGCGAGGCCGCCCAGACCCTCTCCGCCGAGGACGCCGCGAAGCACCGGGCCGAGGACGACTCCCCCAACACTGCCGACCGTGACTACGCGCGCATGATGATCGAGCATCACGTGCAGGCGCTGGAGATGACGGAACTCGCCGCGAAGCACGCGGAGTCGACCCGGGTGAAGGGGCTGGCCGACCGGATCACGGCCGCGCAGCGACCCGAGATCGACACCATGAAGGCCTGGCTGAAGAAGCACGGCGGTGCCGGGAAGAGCGAGTCCCACGACCACGAGCCGATGCCGGGCATGGCGACCGAGGCTCAGCTGAAGAAGCTGCGGGCGGCACAGGGCAAGGCGTTCGACGGGCTCTTCCTGAAGCTGATGATCACCCATCACGACGGGGCCGTCACCATGGCCACCGACGTGAAGGCCCAGGGCAACAACCTTCAGATCGAGGAGATGGCCGACGACGTGATCGCCCAGCAGACGGCCGAGATCAGCCGGATGCGCGAGATGTCCTGA
- a CDS encoding NADH:flavin oxidoreductase/NADH oxidase, protein MSALFEPYTLRDLTVPNRVWMPPMCQYSASPEGPGTGAPNDWHFAHYAARAAGGTGLIIVEATAVSPEGRISPYDLGIWNETQVEAFRRITRFLVSQGTVPAIQLGHGGRKASTDRPWKGGAPVGPDAHGWQPLGPSPVAFDENHPVPTELTVDGIKEIVGQFADAARRSLDAGFEIAEIHGAHGYLIGEFLSPHSNRRTDAYGGSYENRVRFALEVVDAVREVWPGDKPLFFRISATDWLEQDGWTADDTVPFAAELSAHGVDLLDVSTGGNASGVRIPVGPGYQVPFAARVKNETSMAVAAVGLITDVEQAEKIVANGEADAVLLGRELLRSPSWARHAARELGGDVHVPDQYHRSA, encoded by the coding sequence GTGAGCGCGCTCTTCGAGCCCTACACCCTGCGCGACCTGACCGTCCCGAACCGGGTCTGGATGCCGCCGATGTGCCAGTACTCGGCCTCGCCGGAGGGCCCCGGGACGGGCGCCCCCAACGACTGGCACTTCGCGCACTACGCGGCTCGCGCCGCCGGCGGGACCGGCCTGATCATCGTCGAGGCCACCGCGGTCAGCCCCGAGGGCCGGATCTCCCCGTACGACCTGGGCATCTGGAACGAGACCCAGGTCGAGGCGTTCCGCCGGATCACGCGCTTCCTGGTGTCCCAGGGCACGGTTCCCGCGATCCAGCTCGGGCACGGCGGCCGCAAGGCCTCGACCGACCGCCCCTGGAAGGGCGGCGCGCCCGTCGGCCCCGACGCCCACGGCTGGCAGCCGCTCGGACCGAGCCCGGTCGCCTTCGACGAGAACCACCCCGTGCCGACCGAGCTGACCGTGGACGGGATCAAGGAGATCGTCGGCCAGTTCGCCGACGCCGCGCGGCGGTCGCTGGACGCCGGCTTCGAGATCGCCGAGATCCACGGCGCGCACGGCTACCTGATCGGCGAGTTCCTCTCCCCGCACTCCAACCGGCGCACGGACGCGTACGGCGGCTCGTACGAGAACCGCGTGCGCTTCGCCCTCGAGGTCGTGGACGCCGTGCGCGAGGTGTGGCCCGGCGACAAGCCGCTGTTCTTCCGGATCTCGGCCACCGACTGGCTGGAGCAGGACGGCTGGACGGCCGACGACACGGTCCCCTTCGCCGCCGAACTGTCCGCCCACGGCGTGGACCTGCTCGACGTCTCCACGGGCGGCAACGCGTCCGGCGTACGCATACCCGTCGGGCCGGGCTACCAGGTGCCCTTCGCCGCGCGCGTCAAGAACGAGACGTCGATGGCCGTCGCCGCCGTCGGTCTCATCACCGATGTCGAGCAGGCCGAGAAGATCGTCGCCAACGGTGAGGCGGACGCCGTTCTCCTCGGCCGGGAACTGCTGCGCAGCCCCTCGTGGGCCCGGCACGCGGCCCGCGAACTCGGGGGCGACGTGCACGTGCCGGACCAGTACCACCGTTCCGCCTGA
- a CDS encoding WD40/YVTN/BNR-like repeat-containing protein: MAEVLLTVGTRKGLFVGRRRGGVWEFDDSPYFNAQAVYSVAIDTRGDVPRLLAGGDSAHWGPSVFHSDDLGRTWTEPARAAVKFPQDTGASLERVWQLHPAAAEPDVVYAGTEPAALYRSTDRGESFELVRPLWEHPTRSKWVPGGGGEGLHTVLTDARDPLAVTVAVSTAGVFRTKDGGESWEPSNSGVSAVFLPDPNPEFGQCVHKIAQDPATPDRLYLQNHWGVYRSDDAGAHWTDIGEGLPSTFGFAAATHPRRGDTAYVFPINADADRVPADHRCRVFRTADAGKTWEPLSAGLPQEDHYGTVLRDAMCTDDADPAGVYFGNRNGEVFASADDGDSWQQLASHLPDVLCVRAAVID; encoded by the coding sequence ATGGCCGAGGTACTGCTCACGGTAGGCACACGCAAGGGACTGTTCGTCGGACGGCGACGCGGTGGCGTCTGGGAGTTCGACGACAGTCCGTATTTCAACGCTCAGGCGGTCTATTCGGTCGCGATCGACACCCGTGGTGACGTGCCGCGGCTCCTCGCCGGCGGCGACAGCGCGCACTGGGGCCCGTCCGTGTTCCACTCCGACGACCTGGGCCGCACGTGGACCGAGCCGGCCAGGGCCGCCGTCAAGTTCCCCCAGGACACGGGCGCTTCGCTGGAGCGCGTGTGGCAGCTGCACCCGGCGGCGGCCGAGCCCGACGTGGTGTACGCGGGCACGGAACCGGCTGCGCTGTACCGCTCGACGGACCGCGGCGAGTCCTTCGAGCTCGTCCGTCCCCTCTGGGAGCACCCCACCCGCTCGAAGTGGGTGCCCGGCGGCGGCGGAGAGGGCCTGCACACCGTCCTCACCGACGCACGCGATCCGCTCGCGGTGACGGTCGCCGTCTCCACGGCCGGCGTCTTCCGCACGAAGGACGGCGGAGAGAGCTGGGAGCCGTCCAACTCCGGTGTCTCCGCGGTGTTCCTGCCGGATCCGAATCCGGAGTTCGGCCAGTGCGTGCACAAGATCGCACAGGACCCGGCGACACCGGACCGTCTGTATCTGCAGAACCACTGGGGTGTCTACCGCAGCGACGACGCCGGGGCGCACTGGACGGACATCGGCGAGGGTCTGCCGTCCACGTTCGGCTTCGCCGCGGCCACCCATCCGCGTCGCGGTGACACCGCCTACGTGTTTCCCATCAACGCCGACGCGGACCGCGTCCCCGCGGACCACCGATGTCGCGTCTTCCGCACGGCCGACGCGGGCAAGACCTGGGAGCCCCTTTCGGCGGGGCTGCCGCAGGAGGACCACTACGGCACGGTGCTGCGCGACGCCATGTGCACGGACGACGCGGACCCGGCGGGCGTGTACTTCGGCAATCGCAATGGCGAGGTGTTCGCGTCGGCGGACGACGGCGACAGCTGGCAGCAGCTGGCGTCCCATCTGCCGGACGTCCTCTGCGTACGGGCCGCGGTGATCGATTGA
- a CDS encoding Rv1733c family protein yields MAALRGPRALLWRWWPNPLRRRSDRLEAWTVLATWLLVLLAGMVAGLAAAQSVERTLDRERVEWRPVPALLTERAPGTRAAGAERVWAKVRWTAPDGSAHEGQTRVDPGSTAGTSVTVWTDPDGLLVTRPATEAQAGLRAAMIGILIGVTASAVPFAGGRLVRGRLERRRMDQWDTEWERVGPQWGWKTG; encoded by the coding sequence ATGGCGGCGTTACGAGGTCCGAGGGCGTTGCTGTGGCGTTGGTGGCCCAATCCGCTGCGGCGCCGCAGCGACCGGCTGGAGGCCTGGACCGTGCTCGCCACCTGGCTGCTCGTCCTGCTCGCCGGGATGGTCGCGGGTCTGGCGGCCGCGCAGTCGGTCGAGCGCACCCTCGACAGGGAGCGAGTCGAGTGGCGGCCCGTACCCGCACTCCTCACCGAGCGGGCACCCGGCACCAGGGCGGCCGGTGCGGAACGGGTGTGGGCGAAGGTCCGCTGGACCGCGCCCGACGGCTCGGCCCACGAGGGCCAGACCCGGGTCGACCCCGGCAGCACGGCCGGCACCTCGGTCACCGTGTGGACCGACCCCGACGGCCTCCTCGTCACCAGGCCCGCGACGGAGGCCCAGGCAGGTCTGCGGGCGGCGATGATCGGCATTCTGATCGGAGTGACCGCCTCGGCCGTGCCCTTCGCCGGCGGGCGGCTGGTCCGCGGACGCCTGGAGCGCCGGCGGATGGACCAGTGGGACACGGAGTGGGAGCGGGTCGGTCCCCAGTGGGGGTGGAAGACCGGCTGA
- a CDS encoding uracil-DNA glycosylase — protein sequence MAPRPLHEIVEQGWAKALEPVAGRITEMGDFLRAEIAAGRTYLPAGPNVLRAFQQPFDDVRVLIVGQDPYPTPGHAVGLSFSVAPEVRPLPGSLINIYRELTTDLGLPPPTNGDLTPWTQQGVLLLNKALTTAPRKPAAHRGKGWEEVTEQAIRALAARGRPLVSILWGRDARNLRPLLGDLPSVESSHPSPMSADRGFFGSRPFSRANDLLTRQGGEPVDWRLP from the coding sequence GTGGCACCACGACCGTTGCATGAAATCGTCGAACAGGGCTGGGCGAAAGCCCTCGAACCCGTGGCCGGGCGGATCACCGAGATGGGGGACTTCCTGCGCGCGGAGATCGCCGCGGGGCGCACCTATCTACCGGCGGGCCCGAACGTGCTCCGCGCCTTCCAGCAACCCTTCGACGACGTCCGGGTCCTCATCGTCGGCCAGGACCCCTATCCGACCCCGGGACACGCGGTGGGGCTGTCGTTCTCGGTCGCGCCCGAGGTGCGTCCGCTGCCCGGCAGCCTCATCAACATCTACCGGGAGCTGACCACCGACCTGGGCCTGCCCCCGCCGACGAACGGCGACCTGACCCCCTGGACCCAGCAGGGCGTGCTGTTGCTCAACAAAGCGCTGACCACGGCCCCGCGCAAGCCTGCCGCGCACCGCGGCAAGGGCTGGGAAGAGGTCACCGAGCAGGCGATACGGGCGCTGGCCGCGCGGGGACGTCCGCTGGTGTCGATCCTGTGGGGGCGCGACGCCCGCAATCTCCGGCCGCTGCTGGGCGATCTGCCGTCGGTGGAGTCCTCGCATCCGTCACCGATGTCGGCGGACCGTGGCTTCTTCGGTTCGCGTCCGTTCAGCCGGGCCAACGACCTGCTGACCCGCCAGGGCGGCGAACCCGTGGACTGGCGGCTGCCGTGA
- a CDS encoding nucleobase:cation symporter-2 family protein yields the protein MATPTPTPARQVHPVDEVPPVRHLAAFGLQHVLAMYAGAVAVPLIVGSAMKLSPADMAYLITADLLLCGIATLIQCVGFWRFGVRLPIMQGCTFAAVSPMVLIGTGGGGLPAIYGSVIVAGLAIILLAPVFGKLLRFFPPLVTGTVILIIGLSLLPVAGNWAAGGVGSPDFGEPKNLALAAFVLAVVLAVQRFAPVFLSRIAVLLGIAVGLAVAVPFGFTDFDGVGNADWLGISTPFHFGAPTFEASAIASMLVVALVTMTETTGDFIAVGEMTDRKIEPRSLADGLRADGLSTVLGGVFNTFPYTAYAQNVGLVGMTRVRSRWVVATAGGILVLLGLLPKLGAVVAAIPAPVLGGAGLVMFGTVAASGLRTLAQVDFKGNNNLTVVAVSVAVGMLPVGVPTVYAKFPDWFQTVMNSGISAGCLTAIVLNLLFNHLPSKGGSAAPEADGLTSGGGEDTVEKPREEVV from the coding sequence ATGGCAACCCCAACCCCCACCCCCGCACGTCAAGTGCACCCCGTGGACGAGGTCCCACCCGTCCGCCACCTCGCCGCCTTCGGCCTGCAGCACGTCCTCGCGATGTACGCGGGCGCGGTCGCGGTCCCCCTGATCGTCGGCAGCGCGATGAAGCTGTCGCCGGCGGACATGGCGTACCTGATCACGGCCGACCTGCTGCTGTGCGGCATCGCGACGCTCATCCAGTGCGTCGGGTTCTGGCGGTTCGGCGTGCGGCTGCCGATCATGCAGGGGTGCACCTTCGCGGCCGTGTCGCCGATGGTGCTGATCGGTACGGGCGGCGGCGGACTGCCCGCGATCTACGGGTCGGTGATCGTCGCCGGGCTGGCGATCATCCTGCTGGCGCCGGTCTTCGGGAAGCTGCTGCGGTTCTTCCCGCCGCTCGTCACGGGCACGGTGATCCTGATCATCGGGCTCTCGCTGCTGCCGGTGGCCGGCAACTGGGCGGCCGGCGGGGTGGGTTCACCGGACTTCGGCGAGCCGAAGAACCTCGCGCTCGCGGCCTTCGTCCTGGCGGTCGTGCTCGCCGTGCAGCGGTTCGCGCCGGTCTTCCTGAGCAGGATCGCGGTGCTGCTCGGCATCGCGGTGGGGCTCGCGGTCGCCGTGCCGTTCGGCTTCACGGACTTCGACGGGGTCGGGAACGCGGACTGGCTCGGCATCAGTACGCCGTTCCACTTCGGCGCCCCCACGTTCGAGGCGTCGGCGATCGCGTCGATGCTGGTAGTGGCGCTGGTGACGATGACGGAGACGACCGGTGACTTCATCGCGGTCGGCGAGATGACCGACCGGAAGATCGAGCCCCGTTCGCTCGCCGACGGCCTGCGCGCGGACGGCCTGTCCACTGTCCTCGGCGGTGTCTTCAACACGTTCCCGTACACGGCGTACGCGCAGAACGTCGGTCTCGTCGGCATGACCAGGGTCCGCAGCCGCTGGGTGGTCGCCACCGCGGGCGGCATCCTCGTCCTGCTCGGCCTGCTGCCCAAGCTGGGCGCGGTGGTCGCGGCCATACCGGCTCCGGTGCTCGGCGGCGCGGGTCTGGTCATGTTCGGCACGGTCGCCGCGAGCGGGCTGCGGACGCTGGCTCAGGTCGACTTCAAGGGCAACAACAACCTGACGGTGGTGGCCGTTTCGGTCGCCGTGGGCATGCTGCCGGTCGGTGTGCCGACGGTGTACGCGAAGTTTCCCGACTGGTTCCAGACGGTGATGAACAGCGGTATCAGCGCGGGCTGTCTCACCGCGATCGTGCTGAACCTGCTCTTCAACCACCTTCCCTCGAAGGGCGGTTCAGCTGCCCCCGAGGCGGACGGCCTGACGAGCGGCGGCGGCGAGGACACTGTCGAGAAGCCCCGGGAAGAGGTCGTCTAG
- a CDS encoding FAD-dependent oxidoreductase: MLQVAVVGSGPSGVYTAQGLVQQGQVPEVRVDVLDRLPCPYGLVRYGVAPDHEKIKSLQNNLRTVLEHERVRFLGGVRVGPDGLPAARLRELYHAVVYCVGAATDRHLGVPGEELPGSWSATEFVSWYSAHPDSLSDGFVVGARAAVVIGVGNVAVDVTRILARGAAELSPTDIPQAALAALADSRVREIQMVGRRGPSQARFTTKELRELGALPDTEVVVDPAELALDPAYADPSGLPAAQRRNVEVLRGWAEQPRPAGSRRIRLRFFLRPVELLPDAGRVGAVRFERTLPDGHGGVTGTGEYEDIEAQLVLRSVGYRGVPLEGLPFDTGLGTVPHLAGRVLRDGSVSPGEYVAGWIKRGPTGVIGTNRPCAKETVTSLLEDAPTLARRDVLPDPLAALRAAGLHPVEWEGWQAIERAEAALGASLGRHVVKLPDWQSLLEAARPTGAP, translated from the coding sequence GTGCTGCAGGTCGCCGTCGTCGGCTCGGGACCGAGTGGGGTGTACACCGCGCAGGGTCTCGTCCAGCAGGGCCAGGTGCCGGAAGTCAGGGTGGACGTCCTTGACCGGCTCCCGTGCCCGTACGGGCTGGTGCGCTACGGCGTGGCACCCGACCACGAGAAGATCAAGTCGCTGCAGAACAATCTGCGTACGGTCCTGGAGCACGAGCGGGTGCGATTCCTCGGCGGGGTCAGGGTCGGCCCGGACGGGCTGCCGGCCGCCCGGCTGCGGGAGCTGTACCACGCGGTCGTGTACTGCGTGGGCGCCGCCACCGACCGGCATCTCGGGGTGCCCGGCGAGGAACTGCCGGGAAGCTGGTCCGCGACCGAGTTCGTGTCCTGGTACAGCGCGCATCCGGACTCCCTGTCAGACGGTTTCGTGGTCGGCGCGCGGGCGGCGGTCGTCATCGGCGTCGGCAACGTGGCGGTGGACGTGACCCGGATACTGGCCCGCGGCGCCGCGGAGCTGAGCCCCACCGACATTCCCCAGGCGGCGCTCGCCGCGCTGGCCGACAGTCGGGTGCGGGAGATCCAGATGGTGGGCCGGCGCGGCCCGTCACAGGCCCGCTTCACCACCAAGGAACTGCGCGAACTGGGCGCCCTGCCCGACACCGAAGTGGTCGTGGATCCCGCCGAGTTGGCGCTCGACCCGGCGTACGCCGACCCCTCCGGGCTGCCCGCCGCGCAGCGCCGCAACGTCGAGGTTCTGCGCGGCTGGGCCGAACAGCCACGCCCTGCCGGCAGCCGACGGATCCGCCTCCGCTTCTTCCTCCGCCCGGTCGAACTGCTCCCGGACGCAGGGCGCGTGGGCGCCGTCCGCTTCGAACGGACGCTCCCGGACGGCCACGGCGGCGTGACGGGCACGGGTGAGTACGAGGACATCGAGGCCCAGTTGGTCCTGCGCTCGGTCGGCTACCGCGGAGTTCCCCTGGAGGGCCTCCCCTTCGACACGGGCCTCGGCACCGTGCCCCACCTCGCGGGCCGCGTGCTCCGCGACGGCTCGGTCTCCCCCGGCGAGTACGTGGCCGGCTGGATCAAACGCGGCCCCACAGGCGTCATCGGCACCAACCGCCCCTGCGCGAAGGAAACGGTGACCTCACTCCTGGAGGACGCGCCCACGCTCGCGCGTCGCGATGTGCTGCCCGACCCGCTGGCCGCGCTGAGGGCGGCGGGCCTGCACCCGGTCGAATGGGAGGGCTGGCAGGCGATAGAACGGGCGGAGGCGGCACTGGGCGCTTCGTTGGGCAGGCACGTGGTCAAACTCCCCGACTGGCAGTCCCTACTGGAAGCAGCCCGCCCAACAGGCGCCCCGTAA
- a CDS encoding SDR family oxidoreductase, producing MKIVVIGGTGLIGSKLVERLRADGHEALPASPNTGVNSITGEGLDDALKGASVVVDVSNSPSFEDSAVLEFFRTSTGNLVAAEAAAGVGHHVALSVVGSEQLPDSGYLRAKVAQEELIKGSGIPYTIVRATQFFEFVKGIAAGSTEGDTVRLPSSLLQPLASDDVVAAVALAAEAAPLNGTTEVAGPEELHLDEFVRTGLAAEKDPRVVVTDESVGYFGAHPQGRELLPGPDAHVAGTTFTDWLDRQK from the coding sequence ATGAAGATCGTAGTCATCGGCGGCACTGGGCTCATCGGGTCGAAGCTGGTGGAAAGGCTCAGGGCGGACGGCCACGAGGCCCTGCCCGCCTCCCCGAACACCGGCGTCAACAGCATCACGGGCGAGGGCCTGGACGACGCGCTGAAGGGCGCCTCGGTCGTCGTCGACGTGTCCAACTCGCCCTCCTTCGAGGACAGCGCGGTGCTGGAGTTCTTCCGTACGTCCACGGGCAACCTCGTCGCGGCCGAGGCCGCCGCGGGTGTGGGACACCACGTCGCGCTGTCGGTCGTGGGGAGCGAACAGCTGCCCGACTCGGGCTACCTGCGTGCCAAGGTCGCCCAGGAGGAGCTGATCAAGGGCTCAGGGATCCCGTACACCATCGTCCGTGCCACACAGTTCTTCGAGTTCGTGAAGGGCATCGCGGCCGGATCCACCGAGGGCGACACGGTCCGGCTGCCCTCCTCGCTCCTCCAGCCGCTCGCCTCCGACGACGTGGTCGCGGCGGTCGCCCTCGCCGCCGAGGCGGCTCCGCTGAACGGCACGACAGAGGTGGCGGGCCCCGAGGAGCTCCACCTCGACGAGTTCGTCCGCACGGGCCTGGCGGCCGAGAAGGACCCGCGCGTGGTCGTCACAGACGAGTCCGTCGGCTACTTCGGCGCGCACCCCCAGGGGCGCGAGCTGCTGCCCGGCCCCGACGCCCACGTCGCCGGGACCACCTTCACGGACTGGCTCGACCGCCAGAAGTAG
- a CDS encoding DUF6214 family protein — MSVWHAWEVRERRQERDTATTWCNVRLSFDDGAQVDMLAVVCDGCVSIEDVRAQPALSLDDLAVLPDWIEGPLLEACGGAAEPVGAAPADGSSDKRHARPARPRGIEGRRFVAAEYLAAQEAGGDPVLAVMSATGHSRRRALRLIAAARDAGLLTPRHVRR, encoded by the coding sequence GTGTCCGTGTGGCACGCCTGGGAGGTGCGGGAGCGCCGACAGGAGCGCGACACCGCCACGACGTGGTGCAACGTCAGGCTGTCCTTCGACGACGGCGCCCAGGTCGACATGCTCGCCGTGGTGTGCGACGGATGTGTCTCCATCGAGGACGTACGGGCCCAGCCGGCGCTCTCGCTCGACGACCTGGCGGTTCTTCCCGACTGGATCGAGGGCCCGCTCCTTGAGGCGTGCGGCGGCGCGGCGGAACCGGTCGGCGCCGCGCCCGCCGACGGGTCCTCGGACAAGCGGCACGCGCGCCCCGCCCGGCCGCGCGGCATCGAGGGCCGGCGCTTCGTCGCCGCGGAGTATCTGGCGGCTCAGGAAGCGGGCGGGGACCCGGTGCTCGCGGTGATGTCCGCGACCGGACACAGCCGTCGGCGCGCGCTCAGACTGATCGCCGCAGCGCGGGACGCGGGTCTTCTGACGCCGCGCCATGTCCGCCGCTGA
- a CDS encoding N-acetylglucosamine kinase: MIRPGETSGVPKATGVLGVDSGGSGLRVVLAVDGGRVTAPLTSREPVRTGPRGIDAWHLLEQLVPMARRLTAGTGVEGLRAIAIGAAGLTTLGDSLRADLPSALERELGVRRLALVADAVTAYTGALGQRVGAVVAAGTGMIAIGTDLKSWRRADGWGHLLGDCGSGAWIGRAGLEAALRADDGRPGGSAALLARAEELFGSASAVPGQLYPRSDRPAVLASFAPEVAACAGDDPVAADILAAAARHIADSAAAVCPDEAPGEVHVALTGGLFKMGDPLLVPLRAALAELLPYARQVPAAGDPLDGAVRIAVDVADDRLTLPRDESMLYVVTDAAERPGSRPPTHSP; encoded by the coding sequence GTGATCCGTCCCGGCGAGACGTCGGGGGTGCCGAAGGCGACGGGCGTGCTGGGTGTGGATTCCGGGGGTTCGGGGCTGCGTGTCGTCCTGGCCGTCGACGGCGGCCGGGTCACGGCTCCGCTGACCTCCAGGGAGCCGGTGCGCACCGGCCCTCGCGGCATCGACGCCTGGCATCTTCTCGAACAACTGGTGCCGATGGCCCGGCGGTTGACGGCCGGGACCGGGGTCGAAGGGCTCCGGGCGATCGCGATCGGCGCCGCCGGTCTCACCACCCTGGGCGATTCGCTGCGCGCCGATCTGCCGTCGGCGCTGGAGCGCGAACTCGGCGTACGGAGGCTCGCGCTGGTCGCCGACGCCGTCACGGCGTACACGGGTGCGCTGGGCCAGCGGGTGGGCGCGGTCGTCGCCGCCGGTACGGGGATGATCGCGATCGGCACAGACCTGAAGAGCTGGCGCAGAGCGGACGGCTGGGGCCATCTCCTCGGCGACTGCGGCAGCGGCGCGTGGATCGGGCGAGCCGGACTCGAAGCGGCGCTGCGCGCCGACGACGGGCGGCCCGGCGGCTCGGCCGCGTTGCTCGCACGCGCCGAGGAGCTGTTCGGCTCGGCCTCGGCGGTGCCGGGACAGCTCTACCCGCGCTCGGACCGCCCCGCCGTGCTGGCGTCCTTCGCACCCGAGGTGGCCGCCTGCGCCGGCGACGACCCGGTGGCGGCGGACATCCTGGCCGCCGCGGCCCGGCACATCGCCGACTCGGCGGCCGCGGTGTGCCCGGACGAGGCTCCGGGAGAAGTCCACGTCGCCCTCACGGGTGGTCTCTTCAAGATGGGCGACCCCCTCCTCGTACCGTTGCGGGCCGCCCTGGCGGAGCTGCTGCCGTACGCCCGGCAGGTCCCGGCGGCGGGCGACCCGCTCGACGGTGCCGTACGCATCGCCGTCGACGTGGCCGACGACCGGCTGACGCTGCCGCGCGACGAGAGCATGCTGTACGTCGTGACGGACGCCGCGGAGCGCCCGGGCTCCCGCCCGCCGACGCACTCCCCTTGA